One Cryptomeria japonica chromosome 9, Sugi_1.0, whole genome shotgun sequence genomic window carries:
- the LOC131074215 gene encoding tapetal oleosin GRP-16-like: MNPRSKRQEGGGLVEEPSGGGARAALRWCFGGAPGRSGEVAGARGGGRVERQWRAVTEVAGGLAESGGADRQLVGGGRSSGGWQGGVSGGRASGSQRVGPAGAGLTGPYGMVLEKKLPRDG; this comes from the exons atgaACCCCCGCTCAAAAAGACAAGAGGGTGGTGGTCTGGTGGAGGAGCCAAGTGGAGGTGGTGCACGAGCGGCGCTCCGGTGGTGCTTTGGCGGTGCTCCGGGGAGGAGTGGCGAAGTGGCAGGTGCTAGAGGAGGAGGTCGGGTGGAGCGGCAGTGGCGGGCGGTGACTGAGGTGGCCGGAGGGCTTGCGGAATCCGGCGGGGCTGACAGGCAGCTGGTGGGAGGCGGGAGGTCTAGCGGGGGCTGGCAAGGCGGTGTCAGTGGGGGTAGGGCTAGCGGGAGCCAGAGAGTGGGGCCGGCAGGGGCTGGACTAACAG GGCCGTACGGTatggttttggagaaaaaattaCCCCGAGATGGTTAG